In one window of Raphanus sativus cultivar WK10039 unplaced genomic scaffold, ASM80110v3 Scaffold0316, whole genome shotgun sequence DNA:
- the LOC130501869 gene encoding tubulin-folding cofactor C-like has product MEEEEPRSETQDEALQKKHNDMLQRFSARHQARKSDSTSSSSTFESTSSFLSQFADSKRSIESRIADLRFASEDSSKLKSDLAEISSSIDDLEKLVAANSYFLPSYEVRSSLRSASDLKQSLDALSAALLPKKKFSFKTKSSPPSTANPPEIQKRDLAPPPNVVVPVRDSPGFRNKQGETLTKSFRSGEFTLSDLDSCRVRLTGTVNALFIHRLRNCHVYTGPVIGSILIDDVEDCLLVVASHQIRIHRAKRSDFYLRVRSRPIIEDSNGVRFGPYCLDYGGIEQDLKTAGLEEETQSWANVDDFLWLRAVHSPNWSLLPEEERLSSVSISGEGDS; this is encoded by the coding sequence ATGGAAGAGGAGGAGCCGAGATCCGAAACCCAAGACGAGGCATTGCAGAAGAAGCACAATGACATGCTCCAACGCTTCTCCGCTCGCCACCAAGCTCGAAAATCCGATTCaacttcctcctcctccacgtTCGAATCCACCTCCTCGTTCCTCTCCCAGTTCGCCGACTCCAAGCGATCAATCGAGTCACGAATCGCCGATCTGCGATTCGCCTCGGAAGACTCGTCCAAGCTCAAATCAGATCTCGCCGAGATCTCATCATCGATCGACGATCTCGAGAAGCTCGTCGCAGCCAACTCCTACTTCCTCCCTTCCTACGAGGTCCGATCCTCTCTCAGATCCGCATCCGATCTCAAACAGAGCCTCGACGCCCTCTCCGCCGCCTTGCTCCCCAAGAAGAAGTTCTCCTTCAAGACCAAATCGTCTCCTCCTTCCACCGCAAACCCCCCGGAGATCCAGAAACGCGATCTCGCTCCTCCTCCGAACGTCGTCGTCCCCGTACGCGATTCTCCGGGATTCAGAAACAAACAGGGGGAGACTCTCACGAAAAGCTTTAGATCCGGAGAGTTCACGTTGTCAGATCTCGATTCGTGCCGAGTGCGTTTGACCGGAACCGTCAACGCTCTCTTCATCCACCGGTTGAGGAACTGCCACGTGTACACAGGCCCTGTGATTGGCTCGATTCTGATAGACGACGTGGAGGACTGCCTTCTTGTGGTGGCCTCGCATCAGATTAGGATCCATCGCGCCAAGAGGAGTGATTTCTATTTGAGAGTGAGGAGCCGTCCCATTATAGAAGACAGCAACGGAGTCAGGTTCGGGCCTTACTGTTTGGACTACGGAGGGATCGAGCAAGATTTGAAGACGGCGGGTTTGGAGGAGGAGACTCAGAGCTGGGCCAATGTTGATGATTTCTTGTGGCTCAGAGCTGTTCACTCGCCTAACTGGTCCCTCTTGCCGGAAGAGGAAAGGCTTTCTTCGGTTTCTATTTCCGGTGAAGGAGATTCTTGA
- the LOC130501872 gene encoding uncharacterized protein LOC130501872 has translation MDMTFDSDETQYPDDILHPNFDPAWQTTPELAPECNSYKWKVKVIDGSGEILDQTMTTKDVWKLQNRKVIVHFDEEFGQPDVGSARLFGSWLGQLSTDVGLLPIDYTDWRVYPNHRKEAAWNLIKKKISFDDPKKRRKYAISVLGSRCKDLKVRIWKTCKRSSRNETLANRPSTIPHDQWQNFVNDKYGEKWKFKETGKKLSRAEFFIQSRKKQDGTFVNEEAKERAEQLTELISQNPTSRSANIAATLDDDFATVFGPERSGRIRCLGRGPTASQLQKHSPSQFQIQEQDNAVVDQLRSQVTGLTSQVQILTGIVQQFLGDTTVQPNALSNNLGTLGTIFLTTLPSLGAPAATLSTLPNFTAMLSTLPNLGAFSAYDQALQDSQNGAHHEGSPHS, from the exons ATGGACATGACATTTGACTCAGATGAAACTCAATATCCAGATGACATATTACATCCAAATTTTGATCCAGCATGGCAGACAACTCCAGAACTTGCACCTGAATGTAACAGTTACAAATGGAAAGTTAAGGTCATAG ATGGCTCTGGAGAAATACTTGATCAAACGATGACAACCAAAGATGTGTGGAAGTTACAAAACCGCAAGGTCATTGTACATTTTGATGAAGAATTTGGCCAACCAGATGTTGGTTCTGCAAGGCTGTTTGGCTCTTGGTTGGGGCAACTGAGCACGGACGTGGGTCTTCTGCCAATCGACTACACAGACTGGAGGGTCTATCCAAATCACCGTAAAGAAGCTGCTTGGAATCTCATTAAG AAAAAAATCAGCTTTGATGACccaaagaaaagaaggaaatatGCGATAAGTGTCTTAGGTAGCAGATGCAAGGATCTTAAAGTCCGGATTTGGAAGACATGCAAGCGATCAAGTAGAAATGAAACTCTAGCAAACCGTCCCTCCACCATTCCTCATGATCAGTGGCAAAACTTTGTGAATGACAAATATGGAGAGAAATGGAAG TTTAAAGAAACTGGGAAGAAGCTTAGTAGAGCTGAGTTTTTCATTCAGAGTCGCAAGAAACAAGATGGTACTTTTGTCAATGAAGAGGCAAAAGAACGAGCT GAACAACTCACTGAGTTGATAAGTCAGAATCCAACGAGTAGAAGTGCAAACATTGCTGCAACATTAGATGATGACTTTGCTACGGTTTTTGGACCGGAAAGATCCGGACGAATCCGGTGTCTTGGACGAGGACCTACTGCTTCACAATTGCAGAAACATTCTCCTAGTCAGTTCCAAATACAAGAACAGGATAATGCAGTTGTGGATCAGCTGAGGTCTCAAGTTACAGGGTTAACGTCACAAGTTCAAATTTTGACTGGTATTGTTCAACAGTTTCTTGGTGATACTACAGTTCAG CCAAATGCACTCAGCAACAATTTGGGAACTCTTGGTACAATTTTCCTAACTACTCTGCCAAGTCTCGGAGCTCCAGCTGCAACTCTATCCACGCTGCCAAACTTTACAGCAATGTTGTCAACTCTGCCAAATTTGGGAGCTTTCAGTGCATACGACCAG GCTCTACAGGATAGTCAAAATGGAGCTCATCATGAAGGCAGTCCTCATTCTTAA
- the LOC130501870 gene encoding uncharacterized protein LOC130501870, which produces MERQQQGKEKAWVIWNISMCPIPDGVDPRVMGTTIQKALESAGHVRRYDQISITAFGNNLIQKQDVTRKLYSTGKISLMHGTEYQTQLLIWSQRNRPPATMMIIDSHERLGVGWLASTLSNLKDEGYTILLAYPQCDGIAKPLPRSYSKQWYWQDLVSDEQKTITSLDLKEDCYERNIVFCSLCYFESQIFEDLPTHLKTEGHAYSEWNHSCDDSVDWLNLANLHLGRSEEWDFRAAEDFFTRLLFKYGDHPDPVDLINQNKELDILAARKLLTHLREKYGVKPGYLVTCWFEDLSESEEE; this is translated from the exons ATGGAGAGGCAACAGCAAGGGAAGGAGAAAGCGTGGGTGATATGGAATATCAGCATGTGCCCGATTCCGGATGGTGTTGATCCTCGTGTGATGGGTACGACAATACAAAAGGCGTTGGAAAGTGCAGGCCACGTCCGCCGCTATGATCAGATCTCCATCACCGCCTTTGGCAACAACCTGATACAAAAGCAAGACGTCACGAGGAAGCTCTATTCTACTGGAAAAATTTCTCTTATGCATGGCACCG AATATCAAACGCAACTCTTAATTTGGTCCCAAAGAAATCGTCCTCCGGCTACTATGATGATCATAGACAGTCATGAGCGACTGGGAGTGGGATGGTTAGCTTCTACACTTTCGAACCTTAAAGATGAGGGATacacaattcttcttgcatATCCTCAATGTGACGGCATTGCCAAACCCTTGCCACGTTCCTATTCTAAACAGTGGTATTGGCAAGACTTAGTGTCTG ATGAACAAAAGACAATAACAAGCCTTGATCTTAAGGAAGATTGTTATGAAAGGAATATTGTATTCTGCTCATTATGCTATTTTGAATCCCAAATCTTTGAAGATTTACCCACCCATCTCAAGACTGAAGGACATGCATATTCT GAGTGGAACCACTCTTGTGATGATAGTGTGGACTGGCTGAACCTTGCTAACTTGCACCTTGGTCGATCAGAG GAGTGGGACTTTAGGGCGGCTGAAGATTTCTTTACCCGTTTATTGTTCAAGTACGGGGACCACCCCGACCCTGTTGATCTGATTAATCAGAATAAG GAGTTGGACATTCTGGCGGCTCGAAAATTGCTTACCCATTTAAGGGAAAAGTACGGCGTCAAACCCGGCTACCTTGTGACCTGCTG GTTTGAAGACTTATCTGAATCTGAAGAAGAATAA
- the LOC108849529 gene encoding uncharacterized protein LOC108849529, with the protein MGKKKEKKKSLRSKAVHFVSDLTTGLLNPISDKPSSSPPPPDDEGDESKRDQLEESITEKDLVDEPDTSSFSAFLGSLLSSDPNNKQTNHDQDQEEEEEEEEEEAESSDTSSSSSSSSGTMKETTSVTTGGAKKSLFSKYKQHFKNFYHAVKLSSKDRKANFPEVVNKTDDDKEETKGYDDGLEMKQLQKNKEEAAKIGQQAIVIPEISEPSLLLTDQSRRSLYSSLPALVQGRKWILLYSTWRHGISLSTLYRKSLLWPGLSLLVVGDRKGSVFGGLVEAPLIPTDKKYQGTNSTFVFTDKSGQPTIYRPTGANRFYTLCSKDFLALGGGGRFALYLDSELLSGSSAYSETYGNACLANTQDFDVKEVELWGFVYGSKYDEILALSKTTEPGVCRW; encoded by the exons ATggggaagaagaaagagaagaagaaatcgTTGAGAAGCAAAGCAGTTCACTTTGTCAGCGATCTCACCACCGGTCTCCTTAATCCCATCTCTGATAAACCCtcctcctctcctcctcctccg GATGATGAGGGAGATGAGTCCAAGAGAGATCAACTAGAAGAGTCCATCACTGAGAAAGATTTGGTTGACGAGCCTGACACTTCTTCCTTCTCTGCTTTCCTTGGTTCCCTCTTATCCTCAGACCCCAACAACAAACAAACCAACCACGATCAGGatcaggaagaagaagaagaagaagaagaagaagaggctgAATCAAGCgatacatcatcatcatcgtcctcATCCTCTGGAACAATGAAAGAAACTACTAGTGTTACTACTGGTGGTGCAAAGAAGAGCTTGTTCTCCAAGTATAAACAGCATTTTAAGAACTTTTACCACGCTGTTAAGCTCTCCTCCAAGGATCGAAAGGCAAACTTCCCTGAGGTTGTTAATAAAACTGATGATGATAAAGAAGAGACTAAAGGATATGATGATGGCTTGGAGATGAAGCAGTTGCAGAAGAACAAAGAGGAAGCTGCAAAGATAGGACAACAAGCAATTGTTATACCTGAAATTTCAGAGCCTTCTTTGCTTTTAACGGACCAGTCTAGACGTTCCCTTTATTCTTCCCTTCCTGCTCTTGTTCAAGGCAGGAAATGGATTTTGCTTTACAG TACATGGAGGCATGGTATATCACTGTCAACGCTGTACAGGAAAAGCCTCCTCTGGCCTGGTCTCAGTTTACTG GTTGTTGGAGATAGGAAAGGTTCGGTTTTTGGTGGACTTGTGGAGGCACCTTTGATACCAACTGATAAGAAGTATCAG GGAACCAACAGTACGTTTGTTTTCACTGATAAGTCTGGACAACCCACTATATACCGTCCAACAGGAGCAAACCGGTTTTACACCTTATGCTCCAAGGATTTTCTAGCTCTCGGTGGTGGTGGACGCTTTGCTCTCTATCTAGACAGTGAGCT GCTAAGCGGATCAAGTGCTTACTCGGAGACATACGGGAACGCTTGTCTTGCAAACACTCAGGACTTTGATGTTAAAGAAGTGGAG CTATGGGGATTTGTATATGGCTCAAAGTATGATGAGATTCTAGCTCTCAGCAAAACTACAGAGCCCGGTGTATGCAGGTGGTGA
- the LOC108851490 gene encoding uncharacterized protein LOC108851490: MGSRMGGRVVHFAHLPIKLLMPTKLTNINEFALKTVPSATKIEIKRVLESLYGFEIEKVNTLNMDGKKKKRGGLLIAKADYKKAYVTLKHPLSISRDLFPVKFVEEDRKSKVKGSSFVEEEDDKKSHWLDQKEKREIGGYGGGKSRRGGGRVNSPARGAAAAGAEAKFPWSNMRFGGK, encoded by the coding sequence ATGGGAAGTCGAATGGGAGGACGAGTGGTCCACTTCGCGCATCTTCCGATCAAGCTTCTGATGCCGACGAAGCTAACGAACATCAACGAATTCGCGCTGAAAACGGTCCCATCAGCGACCAAGATCGAGATCAAGAGAGTCCTGGAGTCTCTCTACGGGTTCGAGATCGAAAAGGTGAACACTTTGAACATGGacgggaagaagaagaagcgaggAGGGCTGTTGATAGCCAAGGCTGACTACAAGAAGGCTTACGTCACGCTCAAACACCCTCTGTCGATCTCGAGGGATCTGTTTCCGGTGAAGTTCGTCGAGGAAGATAGGAAGAGCAAAGTGAAAGGATCTAGCTTTGTTGAAGAGGAGGATGATAAGAAGAGTCATTGGCTTGATCAGAAGGAGAAGAGGGAGATCGGCGGTTACGGTGGTGGTAAAAGTCGTCGCGGTGGTGGGAGAGTGAATTCGCCGGCGAGAGGTGCTGCGGCGGCGGGTGCGGAGGCGAAGTTTCCGTGGAGTAACATGAGGTTTGGTGGAAAGTGA
- the LOC108838506 gene encoding uncharacterized protein LOC108838506: MERRTAVRKPNTSAADLLSWSETPPPPPPPAYHSPASAARSHQPSDGISKVLGGGQITDEEALSLNKLKNCSGYKLKEMNGSGIFAHDPKDVSESDATTGLRHYQQTLNGVSQISFSADGNVSPKKPTTLTEVAKQRELSGNLLTEADLKSKKQISSAKMEEISGHNIFGPPTEIQPPRSLAAAAQQEARRGSNRDMGEPAPRNLRTSVKVSNPAGGQSNILFSEEPEVKTSKKIHDQKFQELTGNGIFKGDESAGSGDKQLSSAKLREMSGNNIFGDGKAESRDYFGGVKKPPGGESSISLV, from the exons atggaGAGAAGAACGGCAGTGAGAAAGCCTAACACCTCCGCCGCCGATCTGCTATCTTGGTCGGAaacgcctcctcctcctcctcctcctgcgtACCACTCACCAGCTTCCGCTGCTCGTTCTCATCAG CCGTCAGATGGAATCAGCAAGGTTCTCGGCGGCGGTCAGATCACTGACGAGGAAGCTCTGTCTCTCAATAAGCT GAAGAATTGCTCAGGCTACAAGTTAAAAGAGATGAATGGCAGTGGCATATTTGCTCATGACCCAAAAGACGTATCTGAATCCGATGCTACTACCGGACTTCGTCACTATCAA CAAACTCTAAACGGAGTGAGTCAGATATCATTCAGCGCTGACGGGAATGTTTCCCCGAAGAAACCAACCACATTAACAGAGGTTGCAAAGCAGAGAGAGCTGAGCGGAAACCTGCTAACCGAGGCAGACCtaaagagcaagaagcagataTCAAGTGCTAAGATGGAAGAGATAAGCGGCCACAACATCTTCGGACCTCCAACTGAGATCCAGCCTCCTCGATCCTTGGCTGCTGCTGCACAACAGGAAGCTAGAAGAGGTAGTAACAGAGACATGGGAGAGCCTGCACCAAGGAACCTTCGTACTTCTGTTAAAGTCTCCAAC CCTGCAGGAGGACAGAGCAACATACTGTTCAGTGAAGAACCTGAGGTGAAGACATCAAAGAAGATACATGATCAGAAGTTTCAGGAGCTCACGGGGAACGGTATATTCAAAGGAGACGAATCGGCAGGGAGTGGAGACAAGCAGCTGAGCTCGGCTAAGCTGAGGGAGATGAGCGGAAACAATATATTTGGAGACGGGAAGGCAGAGTCAAGAGACTACTTTGGGGGCGTGAAGAAGCCTCCAGGCGGTGAGAGCAGCATCTCACTggtctaa
- the LOC108851818 gene encoding ras-related protein RABH1c, with product MASVSALAKFKLVFLGDQSVGKTSIITRFMYDKFDTSYQPTIGIDFLSKTMYLEDRTVRLQLWDTAGQERFRSLIPSYIRDSSVAIVVYDVANRQTFLNIPKWIDDVHRERGGSGDVIIVLVGNKTDLVDKRQVSISEGEEKGKEHGVMFIETSAKENFNIKALFRKIAAALPGIDSYSSATKSDDMVDVNLKNTSSSSQGEQQGGGGGGGCSC from the exons ATGGCGTCTGTTTCTGCTTTGGCAAAGTTTAAGTTGGTCTTCTTAGGAGATCAATCTGTGGGCAAAACAAGCATCATCACCCGTTTCATGTATGATAAATTCGACACCTCTTACCAG CCTACCATTGGGATCGATTTTCTGTCCAAAACAATGTACCTCGAAGATCGAACTGTTCGTTTGCAGCTTTG GGATACGGCTGGACAAGAAAGATTCAGGAGTCTGATCCCAAGTTACATCAGAGACTCTTCTGTTGCAATCGTTGTCTATGATGTAGCCA ATAGGCAAACGTTTCTGAATATTCCGAAATGGATCGATGATGTACACAGAGAAAGAGGTGGTTCAGGCGACGTTATTATTGTCCTTGTTGGTAACAAGACTGATCTTGTTGATAAAAG ACAAGTATCGATCAGTGAAGGGGAAGAAAAGGGTAAAGAGCATGGCGTGATGTTCATTGAGACCAGCGCCAAAGAAAATTTCAACATTAAg GCTTTGTTCAGGAAGATAGCTGCAGCATTGCCTGGGATTGATTCATATTCGTCAGCGACAAAATCAGATGATATGGTTGATGTGAACCTAAAGAACACTTCAAGTTCATCACAAGGTGAGCAAcaaggaggaggtggtggaggcGGCTGTTCTTGTTGa